The genomic segment TTTCAAAATGAAGTTCTTAATAAAAGTTGCTATTTATGTACTGGTCGGTAAGAATATAGATGTGCAGCGTTTAGTCAATACAATTTTGTACTAATCGGTAATTTATTTTTAATCTACCTTATTTCGGATGTTTATAACCCGTCCCATGACGAGGAAATTGAATGGTCTTAATATGAAAATTTGAACTTTGCGTTGTCTCAACAGACTAAGCACAGGAAGCATAGTACGCAGGTAGATCCACATTCGAAATGTCGAAAACTGCACCTTTATTGCCTATTTCTACGAACGTAATAACTGGGTGTTATTGTACTAAAGAGTAAATAACCCCATATAGACAAGGGTTAATTAGCTGTTTACTATGTAAGCATAATGACATCAGGAGCAAAAAAATGAGTGCTGTTAGTTGTACTGCCACTGTGGGGCGACCACGGGCATTTGACATGCAAACCGCCCTAGAAAAAGCGCTAGACGTTTTTTGGACCAAAGGTTATGACGGCGCATCTTTGTCTGATTTAACCTCTGCTATGGGAATAAATAAACCCAGCTTGTACTCTGCATTTGGCAACAAAGAGCAGTTGTTTTTAAAGGCGATCGAGTTTTACGAGAATCGTCCTTGTAGCTTTTTTAAGCCGGCTTTAGCGCAGCCAACTGCTTACCAGGTGGCTGAAATGATGTTGATAGGCGCGGCAAAGGATATGTCCGATGCGTCTCATCCTCAAGGTTGCGTTATGGTGCAGGGCGCGTTGGCCTGTAGCGAAGCGGCCGCTGGTGTAAAAGAAGTGCTAATTCAGCGCCGACAAAAAAGTGAAGCAGATTTACGTGAGCGCTTTGAGTTGGCGGTCGCGCAGAAAGACTTACCTAGTGGTACTGATGCCGCTGCGTTATCTCGCTACTTGTGTACGGTAATCAATGGTATTGCTATTCAAGCCAGCAGTGGGGCAACCGAAGAGCAATTGATTGAAGTGGCAAATATGGCGCTGGCCAGCTTTCCAAAAGGGGAGTAATATCTCATGCCCATTTCGCGTCGTTGAGATGGGGCTTTCATGTGTTTTATTGAGCAAAATCTTGTACTTCTAAATACGCTGGTGGCGCAAAGCAATGGGACAAATACTGGAACGTTCGTTGCCAGTCATAGCCATTTTCTTCTTTTATCTCACTAATACCAATACACGCTGTCACTTGTTTCGGCTGTGCGCTCTGGTCATGTGTAAGCCAGATTACATCGAAAGAGGGGCGCGAGGTAATTTGATGTAGGATCAATGTTTCACTTTCATTAAGTTTAACCGGCACAAAGCGTGGCTGACTCCCTTTCTCAAGTGCAATTTTTTCGCGATAAATAGGTTTTACAAAGGTGATTTCGCTGGTAAATAGCGCTTCACCGCCTCTCTCAAAGTGTCCTTGATAAACGGTCGCTTTCACCTTAAAAGTGTCACCTTTGACAAGGAGGCGTAAATCAAACGGGTCAGGTTTTATGGTAAGTAAGCCATGTCTTTTCAAGGGACTAATAGGCTTCGACGCTTCATTTGGCTGACCTTTTAACAAGTTCGCTGACAAGCGCTTTACGATCTTCAACTGATAGACAATCTGATAATCATGAGGCGGAGAATATAACGGCAGGTGATGCCCGTATGCGCTGCCATCTTGTGCAAACAGTAAGGCCATTCCGTGAACGCCGATATAATGCTTATGCGCTGTGTGTTCGGTTTTTAGCAAACTGTTAGGTAGGCTATCGGCCCAGCTCATACCGGGTGCGATTGTGAGCAGATACAATAGCCAGATCGAAAAATGTTGCATGACATTCTCTCCTTTAGATAACGTTAAATCAAAAACCCGCTGGACGCATTCCGAGGGGAAGCTATTAATGCGGATTGGTATAAGCGTTGCCTGCGCAAAATACCTTGTGCATGAAGGCGTGGTTTAGTGAATTTTATAAATAGTACTGTTCACGGTAGCCTGAATTTTGGTGCCAATAAATAGATGAAAGCTGTACTATTATTTCCATATTGGAAATTAAAAGAGTGACTAACCTTGGATATTGAAGACTTGCGTAAAATCGTTCACGTGGCCAAAACACAGAACTTGCAGCACAGTGCCAAAGCCCTTTTTACGTCAGCTGGCGCCTTATCTAAAATCGTCAAAAAAACGGAAACATCGCTGAATACGCAGCTATTTGATCGCATCGGTCGAAATATTAAGTTGAATGAGCAAGGGCGTATTTTTGTTCTACATGCAGCTAACTTGGTTCATGATAGCGATCAACTTTTGAGTCATTTTGCGGCTAAACAAACTCGACACAGTGTGCAGATTGGTGGGCCGAGTATTATTCAAGATTACTGGCTTGAGCAGATCCTGCCGAACGTGGTTTGTCAGCAATTTTATATCAATGTTGATAACTGTTATGAAGGTGAAGCCCTAACGAAAGTGAAGCATGGCTTGGTGCAATTGGGGTTTGTGACCGGTGAAGCTCTGCATAATGTCGAAGACAGTGAGGTACAACGAATACATTTAGCTAGGGTGCATTTTGCCTTGGCTATTTCAGCCCAACATGCTGATTATATTGAGCTTGTGAATGAGCTTACCCTAGAGAAATTCACTCGTTTGGCTTTTGCATGCCCAAAAAACTCGGCGTTTTGTGGGTTGCAGCGCGGTGTCGGGTCAGACGGCTGGCGTGATGATCAATTGCCGCGCAATATTCAGTTTCGTTTTAACGACTTGCATCCTTTACTGGCCATGGTGAAACGCGGCGCAGCAGCGGCATATTTACCTGAATATGTGATTCAGCATGAAGGGTTAAAAACCTTAGGTAGAGGTCAATTTCAGCAGAAAATAACTCGCCCATTCGAAGATATTTATCTTATTTGGAAGCCGACGTTCGCTCCAGGGTGGTTGAATGGATTACTGGAAAAAATAACGGCAAATTTAGCCTCGTCCCAGTAAACCTTATAAAGTCATAAATTATATCAAATTAGCGGTAATCAAAGGGCTACAAGGATGTTAATTGGGCGTTGCTTTGCGTATAATCAAGCCTTTGCACACCACGAAAAAGGCATTATTTGTGGATTGATTTCAGTGCAGGGCCGAGGATGGCTCGCGAAGCATTTATGGCTGTGAATGAGCAACATTAAAATAAGACAGCATGACAGGCGTTCGTGTTGTTTCTTGTGGTTCTCATCGAACCAACATTATTCAATTATTTAATACGGAATAAGATTATGAAGATAGTTTGCATTGGTGAAATGCTCATCGATTTTGTATGTACAGATACCAATAAAGGCTTGGTAAACGGTGTTAATTACGTAAAGAAATCCGGTGGTGCGCCGGCCAATGTGGCAGCGTGTATTGGTAAGTTAGGCGGCGAACCAATCTTAGTCGGCTCTGTAGGCAGTGACCCTTTCGGTGAATTTCTGATTGAAGAAGTAAAAGGATATTCGGTTAACACTGACCATGTAGCGTCTTTGGCCTCTTCTACTACTTTGGCCTTCGTTTCACTTGGAGACAATGGCGAGCGGGAATTTGCGTTTAATCGTGGGGCAGATGAGCAGCTTAATCTTGACGATGCAACTATCAGTACCTTGCTTGATGATTCGATTTTACACCTTGGTTCAGCGACTGCGTTATTGGGTGGTGAGTTGGGTGACAGTTATTTGCGTCTTGCTAAAAAGGGCAAAGAAAACGGCAATATAATCTGTTTCGACCCAAATTTCAGAATCGATTTATGGCGCGGGCGTGAAGAGCAATTTAAAGCTATTTGTAACACTTACTTTGCCTTAGCGGACATTGTTAAAGTCAGTGACGAAGAGCTTGTGCTTTTGTCAGGACACAGCGATATGGCGGCAGGCTGCCAGCACTTTCATGATTTAGGCGTTAAAGTGGTGTTAGTCACTTTGGGCCCAGACGGCTGCCTAATTTCACAAAATGGCCAGCAATACATAGTGCCTGCGTATGAAATTAATGCGGTAGATACCACAGGAGCAGGTGACTCTTTCATTGGCGCGATTTTATTTCAAATGGCGAATAGCCAAGCTGGGGATAACTTCTTTCAAGATGAATTTAAAGGGTTTATCGAGTTCGCGGGCAAAGTCAGTGGTTTGGTGTGCGCCAAAATTGGTGCAATGACAGCATTACCGACTTTGTCTGAAGTGAACGGTATGACGTTTGTAGTAAAAAACAAAAAGTGATTTAGCGTTACGCTAAACCGCATCAACAAAAAAGGGACCATATGGTCCCTTTTCTATGCGCATTAATGGATTTTTAATCGATGCTGAGTAAGCGCTCTGCAGTGTATTCGTTGGTAATCAAAGAGTTAACTAATTTTGAGCGCAGTGCACCTAGTATGGCATACACTTTTTCTTCACCAGCAGCTAAGGCAAAAACCGGTTTGTCTGATGCCACCAATAGTGGTGTACTGGCAACGCGTTGATTAATCGCGCAATCGAGTAATTGCCCATTTTTATCAAATACCCAACTGATCATTTCACCAACCGCCCCGCCAGATTGCAATTCATCTAGCTCACTTGGGGTCACGAATCCATCTAAGTGTAGCGGAGAGTTAGTCCCTAAATTTCCAACACCTACAAAGGTGACATCCGCTTGTTGCGCCAATTGCATATTTTGTGAAATGTGCGGCATAGCGTGTAACTGATTTTTGGCTTTTACCGTTTCAGGTAATACGGGTAATGGCATGGGGTAGTGCTTGGCGTTCACTCGTTCGGCCATGCGTACCACCACATCATAGGGTGAGGCAGAGCCATCAGATGCCATGTTGCCCAATAACGCAACCACTTTATGTTCGGGGCAATTCAGCGGAGCAAGCTCATCAACGCAAGCGCGAAGTACGCGACCTGTGCCCATGGCCAAGGTTTTTGGCTTATCTGATTTTAAATGACGTTCAATCTCGTTTGCTCCGGCTTGGGCCAATCCTACGGTTGAAGAAGGATCGCTTGGGTCGCTGGGCACCACCTCGCAAGATTGCAGACCAAAACGGTTGGCAATTTTATCCGCCAAATCCATGCATTTAGCAATAGGGTGGTCGAGGCGAACTTTGACCAGTTTTTCGCTCACGGATAAGGCAACCATACGCTGGGCTGATTGACGAGAGACGCCCAATTTTTTGGCTATTTCGTCTTGAGTGTTGCCAGCAACATAGTACATCCAGCCAGCGCGGGCGGCGTCATCTAATCGTCTGTTTTCGGCATTGGAAAGCTTAACCACGGATACCTCTCGATCTTAATTAGTAGTTGTTAATGCTGGAGCTAGGGTATAAATATCCTGCCACTGGCTAATGGTTGTTACATTATCCCTCAGGGGGGCTATGGTTCTTCGCCATGGTTCCATATGGCTGGCGCCTGCAAAGCGAATAACCTGCATGTTCGCTGCCTTTGCCCCCTGGATCCCAGCGGGAGAATCTTCAATGACTAAGCAATGTTTGGCATCAACGCCCATATTTTGAGCGGCATGTAAGAATAAATCCGGGGCGGGCTTGCCGTTTTTAACTTGTGACGCGGTGAAAATATGCGGCGCAAAGTATTGGTCTAATCCGGTCACTTTCATTGCATGACCCACGCGTGTAGGTGAACTACTGGTCGCAATACAACGCGGTACCGCTAGGGTGTCGAGCATATCCTTTAAGCCTACTGTGGGTTGTAGTTCGGCGCTAAAGGCGGCAATCAAGGCTTTTTGATATTCAGGACGAAACGTGTCCGGTAAGGCCACACCGAAGTCTTGGAAAATTTTAGCCGTCACATGCTCGAAGCTATGGCCAAGAAAGTTCGCTTCAAAATAGTCGTCGCTGATATTCACGCCCAAGGTTTTGAGTAGCACCAGTAATTCGCGTTTGCTGAGTCCTTCGCTGTCAATCAACACACCATCGCAGTCAAATATGACCAGTTTGATGTCATTCAGTTCGGGCATTGTGTTCACTAAATCCATGTTGTTACCACGTTTGCTGGGTTAAATAGCGGCTCGGTTTATCTGTTAAAAAGGTAATGCAGGCTTACTTAGTACAAGTTAAGTCATTGCTTTTAAGACAAATTAGCCTTTGCTCAATAGGCTGACAAATATACACCTAAAATTCAAATATTCATTAACTGATTTAATGCGTATTTGAGTAGGGCGGCAAAAATGTCAAAATTGGCCGCCCTAGCCACTATGCCTACGGCATATTCTAACCGTTGGCTATGGTTTGGCCTTGGTTATCAAAGCGCAGTATCTTATTGGGCTGTGCACCCAAAGAAACATCATCACCGTAGCTAAGCGCGCAGTCACCATTGGCTTTCACCGTCAAGGTATCCGCGCCGTTTACCTGCACATGCAAGAAGGTTTCAGATCCCAAGTGTTCAACGACACCCACTTTACCTTGCCAAATACCACCTGACTCAGTGATTTCGATGTGTTCAGGTCTAACGCCTAAACAGGTGGCACCGTCTTCTTGAGGTGTATCTAACTCAATGAAGTTCATTTTAGGTGAACCAATAAAGCCAGCCACAAAGCGGTTTACAGGATATTGGTATAGCTCAAGTGGCGTACCGACTTGTTCGATGACGCCACCGTTGAAGACCGCGATACGATCCGCCATGGTCATGGCTTCAACTTGATCGTGCGTGACGTAAATCATGGTCGTTTTCAGGCTTTTATGTAGCTCGGAAATTTCTAAGCGCATGTTTACCCGCAGCGATGCATCTAAGTTCGACAATGGCTCATCGAATAAAAACGCAGAAGGTTGACGTACAATGGCGCGACCAATGGCCACGCGCTGACGTTGCCCGCCAGAAAGCTGGCCTGGTTTACGGTCTAGGTAATCACCTAAATTCAAAATGCGTGCAGCTGATGCGATTTTTTCTTCTATTTCAGCAGGAGGCACTTTTGCTCTTTTTAACGGAAAAGCAATGTTGTTGCGTACCGACATATGAGGGTATAAAGCATACGATTGAAACACCATTGCAAGACCGCGTTTGGCCGGTGGTGTGCTCGTGGCATCTTGGCCGTCAATTTCAATGTTACCGCTGGTGGTATCTTCTAACCCTGCAATCATGCGTAGCAAAGTTGATTTGCCACAGCCTGATGGCCCAACAAAAACGATAAACTCGCCGTCTCTGATCTCTAAATCGAGCGGTTTAATGACATTCACTTCGTCGAAGCTTTTGGTTACTTGTTTTAAGGTAATACTGCCCATGATAATTCTCCTATTTCACCGCGCCGAAGGTTAATCCGCGTACGAGTTGTTTTTGGCTAAACCAACCAAGTATCAATATCGGGGCGATTGCCATCGCTGAGGCGGCTGATAACTTGGCGTAAAATAAGCCCTCAGGGCTTGAGTAACTGGCAATAAACGCGGTGAGTGGAGCTGCGTTTGCTGCGGTTAAAATGAGTGTCCAGAATGCTTCATTCCACGCGAGTATCACGTTAAGTAGCAGAGTTGAAGCAATGCCAGGTAACGCTATAGGTAGCAATACATGAAATATTTCTGCTTTGATGCTTGCGCCATCCATGCGCGATGCTTCGAGTATTTCATTAGGAATTTCGCGAAAGTAGGTGTACAGCATCCACACCATAATCGGTAGATTAATCAAGGTCATGACTATGACCAAGCCTAGCTTGGTATCCAGTAAGTCGAAGTCACGGAATAACAAGTAAATAGGAATTAACACGCCTACAGGTGGCAACATTTTGGTGGAAAGCATCCACATCAATAGGTTCTTAGTGCGCTTTGTTTGCACAAACGCCATCGACCATGCAGCCGGTATTGCAATTAGCAATCCTATTAAGCTTGAACCGAGCGAAATCACCACTGAATTCCAAAAGTGATCAAAGTAGGGAGAGCGTGCTAGCACGTCTTGGTAGTTTTCTAACGTCCAGTCGAACATAAACAAGCTTGGGCTGGCTGATATGGCTTCTGCTTCCGTTTTAAAGCTGGTGAGTAAGGTCCAGAAAATCGGAAAGAAAATAGCCGCGCTTATCGTCCACGCCAGTAGGGTATAAATAATTTTTGATTTATTGCTGCTTTGAATAGCCATGATTAACCCTCTAAGTTCTTGCCAATCAGGCGCATAAGGAAGATAGCCACGATGTTGGCGATAATGACCGCAATGATCCCGCCCGCTGAACCACCACCTACGTCAAACTGCAACAAGGATTGGGTGTAAATAAGGTACGTAATGTTTGTCGACTCATAGCCAGGGCCGCCGCTAGTGGTAACCAAAATTTCAGCAAAAATCGATAGTAAGAAAATCGTTTCAATTAATATCACTGCGGTAACCGCGCGTGATAAATGTGGCAATACAATATAAAAGAACTTACTGAATGGGCCTGCACCATCTAAGTCAGCCGCTTCAAGTTGTTCTCTGTCCAGTGACTGTATGGCGGTCAGTAATATCAATGCCGCAAAGGGTAACCACTGCCATGACACAATGATGATGATTGATAGCAAAGGCGCTTGAGAGAAGAAATCTACAGGTTCAATTCCAATGAAGGTCGCAAAATGGGCAAATAAGCCATTCACTGGGTTCATCAGCATATTCTTCCACACGAGTGCTGATACTGTGGGCATAACGAAAAACGGGGCAAGCACCATAATACGTACATAATTACGGCCCCATATTGCTTGGTCTAACAATATGGCTAAACCGATGCCACCACAAATCGTGATGAGCAACACACCACCAACTAACAGTAGGGTGTTAAAAAATGATTCAAAAAAAGCCGGGTCGGTTAAGAAAAACTCATAGTTAAGAAAACCGATGAATTCCTCTGTTCCAGGGCTAAGAAGGTTGTAATCTAAAAACGAGAAATACAAGGTCATGCACAGAGGTACTATCATCCAGGCGAGTAGTAAAACTACTGAAGGAAATAGCATGAACTGCGCTAGCGTACGTGAGTGTGTAGTCGCCATAACTGAGTCCCATTACTAAAATAAAAAGCGGGCAAGCGCAGCACATTGCGCCTACCCGAACCAAAGCGCTACTTGGGGTAGCGCGCCTTGCGCATTGCGCGGTCAACTAAGCGTTGGGCATTGTTTAGGGCTTGCTCAACCGTCATCTTCCCTGCTAAAGCGGCAGAGAATTGCTGACCGACTGCCGTGCCAATCCCTTGAAACTCTGGGATAGCGACAAATTGCACGCCCACATAAGGTACCGGCTTTACGGTTGGGTTTTTCGGATCGACTGACTCAATAGAGGCAAGGGTGATTTCAGCAAAAGGTGCGGCTTCCATGTACTTGGGGTTTTCATACAATGACGTACGCGTACCTGGCGGAACGGCTGCCCAACCTTTTTCTTTGGCGACTAAAGCTGAATACTCTTTTGACGTCGCCCAGCTGATGAACTTTTGCGCGGCATCACTTTTTTGACTGCTTGATGGTACGGCTAAGGTCCATGCCCACAACCAGTTGCCGCGTTTTCCAAGTCCGTTATCTGGTGCCATTGCAAAGCCGACTTTGTCAGCCACTTCGGAGTCTTTTTTGTTAGTCACAAATGCGCCTGCTACGGTGGCATCTATCCACATGCCGCATTTGCCTGTTTGAAACAACGCAAGGTTTTCGTTGAAGCCGTTTGATGATGCACCAGGAGGGCCTGATTCTTCCATCACATCAACATAATATTGCAGGGTGTCTTTCCACTCTTGGGTATTGAATTGTGGCTTCCAGTTTTCGTCGTACCAGCGGGCCCCAAAGGAGTTAGACATAGCGGTGATAAGCGCGGTATTTTCACCCCATCCCGCTTTACCGCGTAAGCATATACCGTAAACACCGGCTTCTTTGTCGGTCATGGCTTTAGCGGCTTGGCGAATGAACTTCCAGCTTGGCTTAGTGGGCATGTCGAGACCGGCTTTTGCTAGCAAATCAGTACGGTACATGACCATCGAGCTTTCACCGTAGAAGGGGGCGGCATAAAGCTTGTCGTTGATGGATAAACCGCTACGAATGGCAGGTAAAAGATCCTCTTCATCGTAGTTTGGCCCTAAGCCGTCAAGCTCAGTTAGCCAGCCTTGTTTACCCCAAATCGGTACTTCATACGTGCCTATGGTCATTACGTCATACTGGCCGCCTTTGGTCGCTACATCAGTGGTAACGCGTTGACGCAAGATATTTTCTTCTAGTGTGACCCATTGAAGGTCGATGTCAGGATGCTTAGCTTCAAAATCTGTGCTGAGCTCCTTCATGGTGATCATATCGCCGTTGTTAACGGTTGCGATGGTGATGGTTTCAGCACTTGCTGAAGTACTGACGGTTAATGCAGCGCTTATGCTAAGCGCGGTACAAGTTGCTATCGTTATTTTTTTCAACATCGGGCATTCCCCTTATGTTTTCTGTGGGTGACTCACTAAGTGTTGCGTGCAACTGCACACTTATGCACACTTAGTGAAGTTCAAGAAGCCGGCGGTCGCCAACCAAAACTTAAAACTTAACTGAAATCTCAGACGTGATGCCGTCAAAGCCTGCGCCAATTTGGCCACCAGAGTTGATGCCTTCGTCTTGGTCAACATATTCAACTTTCAATAAGGTTCTATCGTTGAACCAGTAACCTGCGGCAACCTGCAAACGTTCAACTGTGTTATCCGTTTGAGCAATGAGGTCAGAAGTGTTTTCGGCTTCCCCGTAACGGGCAGCAAGATAGAATTTACCTGGAATAATGTAGTGCTGCGCTTCTACCGTCCAATACTCAACAGATGACTCTCCT from the Paraglaciecola mesophila genome contains:
- a CDS encoding TetR/AcrR family transcriptional regulator, with translation MSAVSCTATVGRPRAFDMQTALEKALDVFWTKGYDGASLSDLTSAMGINKPSLYSAFGNKEQLFLKAIEFYENRPCSFFKPALAQPTAYQVAEMMLIGAAKDMSDASHPQGCVMVQGALACSEAAAGVKEVLIQRRQKSEADLRERFELAVAQKDLPSGTDAAALSRYLCTVINGIAIQASSGATEEQLIEVANMALASFPKGE
- a CDS encoding LysR family transcriptional regulator, giving the protein MDIEDLRKIVHVAKTQNLQHSAKALFTSAGALSKIVKKTETSLNTQLFDRIGRNIKLNEQGRIFVLHAANLVHDSDQLLSHFAAKQTRHSVQIGGPSIIQDYWLEQILPNVVCQQFYINVDNCYEGEALTKVKHGLVQLGFVTGEALHNVEDSEVQRIHLARVHFALAISAQHADYIELVNELTLEKFTRLAFACPKNSAFCGLQRGVGSDGWRDDQLPRNIQFRFNDLHPLLAMVKRGAAAAYLPEYVIQHEGLKTLGRGQFQQKITRPFEDIYLIWKPTFAPGWLNGLLEKITANLASSQ
- a CDS encoding carbohydrate kinase family protein → MKIVCIGEMLIDFVCTDTNKGLVNGVNYVKKSGGAPANVAACIGKLGGEPILVGSVGSDPFGEFLIEEVKGYSVNTDHVASLASSTTLAFVSLGDNGEREFAFNRGADEQLNLDDATISTLLDDSILHLGSATALLGGELGDSYLRLAKKGKENGNIICFDPNFRIDLWRGREEQFKAICNTYFALADIVKVSDEELVLLSGHSDMAAGCQHFHDLGVKVVLVTLGPDGCLISQNGQQYIVPAYEINAVDTTGAGDSFIGAILFQMANSQAGDNFFQDEFKGFIEFAGKVSGLVCAKIGAMTALPTLSEVNGMTFVVKNKK
- a CDS encoding sugar-binding transcriptional regulator; the protein is MVKLSNAENRRLDDAARAGWMYYVAGNTQDEIAKKLGVSRQSAQRMVALSVSEKLVKVRLDHPIAKCMDLADKIANRFGLQSCEVVPSDPSDPSSTVGLAQAGANEIERHLKSDKPKTLAMGTGRVLRACVDELAPLNCPEHKVVALLGNMASDGSASPYDVVVRMAERVNAKHYPMPLPVLPETVKAKNQLHAMPHISQNMQLAQQADVTFVGVGNLGTNSPLHLDGFVTPSELDELQSGGAVGEMISWVFDKNGQLLDCAINQRVASTPLLVASDKPVFALAAGEEKVYAILGALRSKLVNSLITNEYTAERLLSID
- a CDS encoding HAD family hydrolase → MDLVNTMPELNDIKLVIFDCDGVLIDSEGLSKRELLVLLKTLGVNISDDYFEANFLGHSFEHVTAKIFQDFGVALPDTFRPEYQKALIAAFSAELQPTVGLKDMLDTLAVPRCIATSSSPTRVGHAMKVTGLDQYFAPHIFTASQVKNGKPAPDLFLHAAQNMGVDAKHCLVIEDSPAGIQGAKAANMQVIRFAGASHMEPWRRTIAPLRDNVTTISQWQDIYTLAPALTTTN
- a CDS encoding ABC transporter ATP-binding protein, translated to MGSITLKQVTKSFDEVNVIKPLDLEIRDGEFIVFVGPSGCGKSTLLRMIAGLEDTTSGNIEIDGQDATSTPPAKRGLAMVFQSYALYPHMSVRNNIAFPLKRAKVPPAEIEEKIASAARILNLGDYLDRKPGQLSGGQRQRVAIGRAIVRQPSAFLFDEPLSNLDASLRVNMRLEISELHKSLKTTMIYVTHDQVEAMTMADRIAVFNGGVIEQVGTPLELYQYPVNRFVAGFIGSPKMNFIELDTPQEDGATCLGVRPEHIEITESGGIWQGKVGVVEHLGSETFLHVQVNGADTLTVKANGDCALSYGDDVSLGAQPNKILRFDNQGQTIANG
- a CDS encoding carbohydrate ABC transporter permease is translated as MAIQSSNKSKIIYTLLAWTISAAIFFPIFWTLLTSFKTEAEAISASPSLFMFDWTLENYQDVLARSPYFDHFWNSVVISLGSSLIGLLIAIPAAWSMAFVQTKRTKNLLMWMLSTKMLPPVGVLIPIYLLFRDFDLLDTKLGLVIVMTLINLPIMVWMLYTYFREIPNEILEASRMDGASIKAEIFHVLLPIALPGIASTLLLNVILAWNEAFWTLILTAANAAPLTAFIASYSSPEGLFYAKLSAASAMAIAPILILGWFSQKQLVRGLTFGAVK
- a CDS encoding carbohydrate ABC transporter permease — its product is MATTHSRTLAQFMLFPSVVLLLAWMIVPLCMTLYFSFLDYNLLSPGTEEFIGFLNYEFFLTDPAFFESFFNTLLLVGGVLLITICGGIGLAILLDQAIWGRNYVRIMVLAPFFVMPTVSALVWKNMLMNPVNGLFAHFATFIGIEPVDFFSQAPLLSIIIIVSWQWLPFAALILLTAIQSLDREQLEAADLDGAGPFSKFFYIVLPHLSRAVTAVILIETIFLLSIFAEILVTTSGGPGYESTNITYLIYTQSLLQFDVGGGSAGGIIAVIIANIVAIFLMRLIGKNLEG
- a CDS encoding ABC transporter substrate-binding protein, producing the protein MLKKITIATCTALSISAALTVSTSASAETITIATVNNGDMITMKELSTDFEAKHPDIDLQWVTLEENILRQRVTTDVATKGGQYDVMTIGTYEVPIWGKQGWLTELDGLGPNYDEEDLLPAIRSGLSINDKLYAAPFYGESSMVMYRTDLLAKAGLDMPTKPSWKFIRQAAKAMTDKEAGVYGICLRGKAGWGENTALITAMSNSFGARWYDENWKPQFNTQEWKDTLQYYVDVMEESGPPGASSNGFNENLALFQTGKCGMWIDATVAGAFVTNKKDSEVADKVGFAMAPDNGLGKRGNWLWAWTLAVPSSSQKSDAAQKFISWATSKEYSALVAKEKGWAAVPPGTRTSLYENPKYMEAAPFAEITLASIESVDPKNPTVKPVPYVGVQFVAIPEFQGIGTAVGQQFSAALAGKMTVEQALNNAQRLVDRAMRKARYPK